From the genome of Malus sylvestris chromosome 6, drMalSylv7.2, whole genome shotgun sequence, one region includes:
- the LOC126626198 gene encoding polygalacturonase 1 beta-like protein 3 yields the protein MKIFLLFFFLLFALFQVSVASTSNETTNNPFTPKASLNRYWDTHISNNLPKPAFLFAKASQLDPVNSTILTKLAAQNSLSSHFTSFCSLANLCCSFDSSAETHQQDIATRHPKNANFAVYADKNFANYGSSQLGGVDSFKNYSEELNSPRDSFKKYSKGSHSHLEKFTSYAHDANVANSNFTSYGADSGGGSGEFTSYDDRVNVPSLGFTSYDSNANDHRLSFTGYGHDTNSGSESFTSYGKSGNSNPNQFTRYAEGSNIIGSGFTGYGESGNGQNDSFTGYGQSGNNPHNNFKSYGAGGNAGLDGFSNYRSWANVGDDTFQSYARNSNSGKVRFSNYGKSFNPGNDSFKEYGAGSKGRTTVGFKTYGLGRSFKEYAKNGVTFAEYNDLSSVGTHSTEKESSGSAVNRWVEPGKFFRESMLRQGNVMVMPDIRDRMPERSFLPRGILSKLPFSTLRMSEIKEIFHAPENSAMERVLTNALAECERDPSPGETKRCVGSVEDMIDFAVSFLDRNVVVRTTKNVSGSKQKVMIGAVSGINSGNITKSVSCHQSLYPYLLYYCHSVPRVRVYEADILDVESKSKINHGVAICHMDTSSWSPGHGAFVALGSSPGKIEVCHWIFENDMTWTIAD from the exons ATGAAAATCTtcctcttgttcttcttcttattaTTCGCACTTTTCCAG GTCTCAGTAGCGAGCACaagcaatgaaactacaaacaacCCTTTCACTCCCAAAGCCTCACTCAACCGCTATTGGGACACCCACATTTCCAACAACCTCCCAAAACCCGCCTTCCTCTTCGCCAAAGCCTCCCAACTCGACCCAGTCAACTCAACGATTCTCACCAAACTCGCCGCTCAAAACTCACTGTCCTCCCACTTCACCTCCTTCTGCTCCCTAGCCAACCTCTGCTGCTCCTTCGACTCCTCCGCCGAAACCCACCAACAAGACATCGCCACCCGCCACCCCAAAAACGCAAACTTCGCCGTCTACGCCGACAAGAACTTCGCCAACTACGGCTCCTCCCAACTCGGTGGAGTCGACTCGTTCAAGAACTACTCGGAAGAGTTGAACTCGCCCCGCGACTCGTTCAAGAAGTACAGCAAGGGCTCCCACTCGCACTTGGAGAAGTTCACGTCCTACGCCCACGATGCCAACGTCGCAAACTCCAACTTCACCAGCTACGGCGCCGACTCGGGCGGCGGTTCGGGCGAGTTCACCAGCTACGACGACCGAGTCAACGTCCCTAGCCTCGGATTCACATCCTACGACTCGAACGCCAACGACCACCGTCTCTCCTTCACCGGGTACGGCCACGACACCAACTCGGGCTCTGAATCTTTCACCAGCTACGGAAAATCCGGCAATTCTAACCCGAACCAGTTCACCAGGTACGCTGAAGGTTCGAACATAATAGGGTCGGGTTTCACGGGTTACGGAGAGTCCGGGAACGGCCAAAACGATTCGTTTACAGGGTATGGGCAATCTGGTAATAACCCACATAACAATTTCAAGAGCTACGGCGCCGGCGGGAATGCCGGGCTCGATGGGTTCTCCAATTACCGGAGCTGGGCGAATGTCGGCGACGATACGTTTCAGTCGTACGCGAGAAATTCAAATTCCGGAAAAGTGAGATTCTCGAATTACGGGAAATCGTTCAACCCCGGAAACGACTCGTTCAAAGAGTACGGAGCCGGGTCGAAGGGTCGGACCACCGTCGGGTTCAAAACGTACGGTTTGGGTCGGAGTTTCAAAGAGTATGCCAAAAATGGCGTCACTTTTGCAGAGTATAACGATTTGAGCAGCGTAGGAACCCATTCGACTGAAAAGGAGTCTAGTGGCAGTGCTGTAAATAGGTGGGTTGAGCCCGGCAAGTTCTTCAGGGAATCAATGTTGAGGCAGGGGAATGTAATGGTGATGCCCGACATTAGGGACCGAATGCCGGAAAGGTCGTTTTTACCCCGGGGGATTTTGTCGAAATTACCTTTTTCCACGTTGAGGATGTCGGAGATTAAGGAGATATTTCACGCACCGGAGAACTCCGCCATGGAGCGCGTGCTGACGAACGCGCTGGCCGAATGTGAGAGGGATCCGAGCCCGGGCGAAACCAAGCGGTGCGTGGGGTCGGTTGAGGACATGATTGACTTTGCAGTCTCGTTCCTCGACCGCAATGTGGTGGTCCGGACCACGAAAAATGTGAGCGGGTCAAAGCAGAAGGTGATGATCGGAGCGGTCAGCGGAATCAACAGCGGAAATATAACCAAATCGGTTTCGTGTCATCAAAGTTTGTATCCCTACTTACTGTATTACTGCCACTCGGTgcctagggttagggtttatgaGGCTGATATCCTTGATGTGGAGAGTAAGAGCAAGATCAACCACGGTGTTGCCATTTGTCACATGGACACGTCATCGTGGAGTCCGGGACATGGTGCATTCGTGGCACTGGGGTCCAGTCCGGGAAAAATTGAAGTCTGCCACTGGATATTCGAGAACGACATGACGTGGACAATTGCGGATTAA
- the LOC126626201 gene encoding E3 ubiquitin-protein ligase SIS3-like codes for MAIRGVDFKWYDGFFLSMLATSVVIVGINWKRYHTCVYPLHIWIVVDYTTVFVFRMLMFVDNGLASGMGLDFGWQQRYARFCGRVVVLSILSLLLYPFLWTWTVLGTLWFHKSKDCLPESGQKWGFLIWLLFSYCALLCIACMSIGKWLTRREAHLLRAQQGIPVSEYGVLVDMIRVPDWAFEAAGQETRGMGQDAAAFQPGLYLTQAQREAVEALIQELPKFRLKAVPTDCSECPICLEEFHVGNEVRGLPCAHNFHVECIDEWLRLNVKCPRCRCSVFPNLDLSAISNLRPDSERSSLSVLTTNRYVRTQPDSQRHLLRLQGAFCPVRTENAGAGNEADAALETAEEGGIAHSSTRDLSSPRAGPSIEHIIVVESASRQQQ; via the exons ATGGCCATCCGAGGCGTCGATTTCAAGTG GTACGATGGGTTCTTCTTGTCGATGCTCGCGACGAGCGT AGTGATTGTTGGAATTAATTGGAAGCGGTACCATACTTGTGTGTACCCGTTGCACATATGGATCGTG GTTGATTACACTACTGTGTTTGTTTTTCGGATGTTGATGTTTGTGGATAATGGGCTTGCCTCTGGAATGGGTTT GGATTTTGGGTGGCAGCAAAGATATGCTCGTTTCTGCGGAAGAGTAGTGGTCCTTTCGATTCTTTCTCTGCTGCTTTATCCATTTCTTTGGACTTGGACAGTGCTTGGCACACTGTGGTTTCACAAATCGAAGGACTGT TTGCCTGAAAGTGGTCAGAAGTGGggttttctcatttggttaCTTTTTAGCTACTGTGCACTACTTTGCATTGCTTGCATGTCAATTGGGAAG TGGTTGACACGAAGGGAGGCACACTTACTGCGAGCTCAGCAAGGGATTCCTGTGTCAGAATATGGG GTTTTGGTTGATATGATTCGGGTGCCAGATTGGGCATTTGAAGCTGCCGGTCAAGAAACAAGAGGGATGGGCCAAGATGCTGCTGCATTCCAACCTGGACTTTACTTGACTCAAGCACAG AGAGAAGCAGTTGAAGCACTCATTCAGGAGCTTCCCAAGTTCAGACTGAAGGCTGTTCCAACTGATTGCAGTGAATGTCCGATCTGCTTGGAAGAGTTTCATGTAGGCAATGAG GTTCGCGGCCTGCCTTGCGCTCACAATTTCCATGTAGAATGCATCGATGAGTGGCTTCGACTGAATGTGAAATGTCCCAGATGCCGTTGCTCAGTCTTCCCAAATCTCGACCTCAGTGCTATATCCAATCTCCGTCCCGACTCTGAGCGTTCATCTCTCAGTGTGTTGACAACCAACCGGTATGTGAGAACCCAACCTGATAGTCAGAGGCATTTGTTGAGGTTGCAGGGAGCATTCTGCCCAGTCCGTACAGAAAATGCAGGTGCAGGCAATGAGGCAGACGCTGCTTTGGAAACTGCTGAGGAAGGGGGTATTGCTCATTCATCTACTCGAGATCTTTCAAGCCCGAGGGCGGGACCTTCCATTGAACATATCATCGTGGTCGAGTCCGCCTCCCGGCAACAACAATAG